From Drosophila santomea strain STO CAGO 1482 chromosome 2R, Prin_Dsan_1.1, whole genome shotgun sequence:
GTATATAGCCGCCAGGGCCCAAAAGTTCAAGATTGTGAAATTTCAACAATGgaataaaacttttttatgtttaatgGGAATTAGAGCCGAGCCGGAGGGCGGATGCACAGAATAGTGAGATGGGGCAGTGGCCCTCGATGTACGGAAATTTCGATCAAATATTAAATCGACAATTATGGGAGTCCATAAAAATGTAGATTCAGGAACGGCGAAAGTTCCTTTTCAAACGGAAACTACTTAGTCATTCAACTTGTTCAGGTTTTTTAGAATTTACTAAAAGATAAAAAgggtattaaaatattaaataaatacgtttattttggtttcttttttcacAGCGGGTGTCCACTTATTTCGTACTACCAGTGAACCGCTTCAGTTTGTTTAAAAAGTGCTGGTAAATTTTTTTGGTTGGCTTTGCATAATAATGGCGAGTGGGTGCTGGCGTTGTCCACTCTTTTTGCCCACGACACTGATGCCAATTTcaatcaattcaattaatgCCTCAATTCATGGTTATATCCCTCATTCCGCCCCCGTAACACCATACGAAATGGGCCGAAATGGgcaaaaccaaagcaaaagAAGGCAAAAGAGAAACGGCGAACGGAAATCCCGAACAAACCGCAATGGCCGGCAGCAGacaatgcaaattgtttgaGTGCCGCCCTTCGAATGTGaagctgtatctgtatctgcatctgtagccgaagctgtagctgtatatctgtatattcACGGGGTCCGTATCtgtgtctgtatctgtatctgtatctgtaactgCGGTTTCCGTTTTGGCTTTCTTTTTACGTTTTTATTGCATGTGAAGTATTTGAAGTATTTGCGAACTACGCTCGAGTGTATTCATTCCCCTTTAGTTGCAAAAAACGAGATGCGAGACTTTAATGTACTCGCAGTTCATTTTGTATTCATGCACTTTAGAATTTCTTGTTTCCGATGCAGCCCAACACAAATGCATGGCCAGACCACAATGCTTTGGCCAGGGGACACAGCCTCGGTTGGAGCACAAGGAGCACATGGAGCAAAAGGACTCGTTACTCAGCAGGAGCGGAGTCAGCAGGATGTGCTCCTTCGGCTTCGTTTGGGCAATCATCTGCTCCTGAGTGCTTGAGTGGTCTTTAAGTTATCTGCCGGCTGATGATGGATAGAAAATGGCTGCAGCTCCATTTCTACATCCAGCTGGGGAATATGATTTATGCTAGCGCCCAGAAACCGCCGAAAGCACTTCGTTCAGTTAGGGAATTTGTTAACCTGTGTAActgccaaaaaatatatgcatGTTGGTGAAATGCTACACTTTCACGGCTATTAATCACCATATGATGAAATCCCCTAAAAGCCGACATAGTTTCGTTTAATTACCGCAATAATACGGCTTGTATTACAAcactaatttaaatttataaaataattatattcaGTTGTGTTTAGGAACTGAAcaattatttcatttgccatGGTAGCACTATATATGAATTCAAGAATACACTGTTTACTTAACCAAATTGGTAACCATTGGCTTTTGAGGTTTGTTTCGCTTGGAGCCAAACAGTGATGTGTTAAATGCTTTAACATACTTTCGGATATGAGActtaaataagaaaatataaatatattaatttgcataactaGGCGTTAAAGTGAAATGCAAGAGAATGAATCAGCTATGAGAGGAGATAGTGCATTTTAAGGATTCGTCACAAGTACTGTTTTTAAATACACATTTCCGATACCTGCAATCACAGGGACTTTTCATGGCCTATTTGGCTGGGCTGTGACTTTATGCACATTTCCATGGAACAACATGGTAACAATGCAGGACCAACGCAAATATCGAAAGGGAAACACGTGCAGGCGGCTCCCGAATGGCGACAATCATTACAAGGACGATGAGCATAAACAACACAGCGGCAGCATCCTGACAGACGGAAACGCAAACACAGGACTCGCACACcgacacccacacccacacccacacccacacttacactcacactcacacacgctCACACTCTCACTCACATGCACATTATTTACATGCCGCAGCACGTGCGGCTGTATTTGTGGCACCATTTGTAAagcagatacatatacatatatgtacatatgtatatatgcgGCACAAAAAACTCCCACATTATGTCAAATGTTTTGTTTGTCCTTTATGGAAGTGGATATGTCAGCGCCCGTGGTTTTCGTCCTGGCAGCAGTACGTGCCTGTTGAATTGGCGTCCCACTCCTGCTCCCGCTCCCGAATAACTCGGATTTAGTTCGCATTTTTACTGGCCAATCGAGCACAAATTAAACCCGGATCAGGAACCTGGCCAAAAGCACTCGTTCAGCAATCGCTGGCTAAGCACTCCGGCGACCGTTTTCAACCTGAAGTTTTGTCCAGCTTAACTTGCAGCCAAAGTTTCTCGTTTTCTGGTAAGAGAGAAGTAAGCACAATTGGGTCAATACACAGCCAAATCGCTTGTGCTTGAGCCAGTGGGATTTGTTGGTAACAGAAACGGGATACAGCTAACAGAAATGGCTAAGGGAAAAACTAAGGAAACAGCAAAGGAAAACAGAGTGACACTACAAGAGCCACACAAATAATTGCCAAGTCCTTGACTTTTTCAAGTTCAATTTCGTTTGGCGCTGCAACATTGCGATAATTGATGTCTCGACATGGTTAATTATCTCCAAAGATGTTGAAACGTACATAAGATGCTCATTAGCCGCTTGTATTTGTGCTTTGTGAATTTTACAACTTCACCTGTGACGTCTGAATTCCTGACCGAGCCAACCAGGTCGGTTCAATTATACTAATGATATTATTTCgccattacgcatacgcagtgtgtgCGTCCAATGGGTGGAAGCTCGTAAAATGCAGAGCTGGCATTAAGATATTATTTGTGGGCTTGCTCTATACAGCCGAGGGCGAGTGCAATTATTTGCAGAATATTTAGTTCGGTGCGGGGTGCTCTTCACATTCAAAATATTCAGTTAGCCAACGGAGCTTCGGGATATATGGTGCTGTTTATACACGCTGTATACACGTAATTTATCTAAGCAACACATTCCGGACCGAAAAATTTAAAGCCACAAAGTGTCAGACTTGACTgactgcggctgcggctgctgctggcaaTAAATCTTAAAGttcattaaaaagtttatttatatttcaccTGCTGCGTGCGAGCGAAGGAAGTCTGGCAAGTgtcaaagaaataaaagctTGAATTGCCGACAAATCTTTGTTAAGCTTGACCTTGACTGATGGCCCCTCATAAGAAGTCGATTTAGGAAAAGCCTCGGAGGccccaaaataaataacttttgTCTCTTTTAGAAGCAGTAATCGAGTTCTAAAGCTGGTacttcaaataaaatgtgcaataaaataaagtatgGCAATagtatattttccattttaatcgatttattaataatataaagtttcaatttaaattggtATTTTATTTACTGCAATAGCAAATATGTGTATGCGTGCAGTCAGTTTGTATGTAAGAACAAAAATCGTTGTGCATTTTTATCAATGAATGCCATTCTGCACTGCGTTAATTAACACCAAAATAAATAGGGGCAGAGAATGAATCATCGTGGCATTTTTTATACGAGTATGCATCGCAAAATATATGCATTCACTAGCTTCATTCAACTAAAAAGTGTTTGGCCATTGAAGAGTCAACCAGAACGCCATCAAAAGGAAGCGCTCCAATAAGTTTGAATAGCACCACAGATGCATCCTACAGATACATCTACATGCCCAAATGTATCTGCATGTGGTGCTGGAGATTGCGCGGCTTCGGCCTTGCTTTTGTAATTGTTAACAATAAGGGAGGTGGTTTCGTGGGGAGGTGTTTTATTCGGCTTTAATTAAGATCCGACTGCGGGAGGCCATGTATGACATGCATTGGACTGCACGCTAGCTGATTGCGAAATAACCAAGCTTGTTATATCACAATTCCAACAGGAGTCCTGGCGAATGAATAACTTTATATATGAATCTGCGAGACGATAATCTGGCTTATACTGCAGGCTTATCAAAAATGCTTTTACGTACCCAATATTGATTATCATTGGTAAAATGCTGTAGAATGTAGACTTGGATGACACTTAGTGAAAGGGTGATGAAGAGGTCCTTCCAGCGAAGATCAATCCGGTGATGTTACGACGAGTAAGgtaaatttgtataaaatctAAATTGTGCACCATTTaagtattttaatttcatagtTGATGGCATACTTACGCTTGCTAAATGAGGAACAATTCCTTTTGCAGGCAAAGCTGCTCCAAAGTAGTGGAAGTTCGATGGCTAATGAACTTCGCCATTTCCGTGGAAGTTTCTGTATCGCCAGGAGCACTCAATCGCAGCGGACGTCGTAGGAGGAGCACTCCCCGAAGTCCGACTTCAGGGTGAAGTACATGCCCACACCGATGCCGATGACCATGAGGAGGACGCCCAGCCAGTAGACCAGGCGCCAGAAGGGCCAGGACGTGGTCGGCTTCTTGTGGGGGCGCTCGGGTCTCACCTCCTCGTCGACTTCAACTCTTTGTGGTTGGCGGCGCAGCttgtttcccatttccctGGGCCTTTAGTTT
This genomic window contains:
- the LOC120445696 gene encoding uncharacterized protein LOC120445696 yields the protein MGNKLRRQPQRVEVDEEVRPERPHKKPTTSWPFWRLVYWLGVLLMVIGIGVGMYFTLKSDFGECSSYDVRCD